From Rhinolophus sinicus isolate RSC01 linkage group LG15, ASM3656204v1, whole genome shotgun sequence, the proteins below share one genomic window:
- the GUCY2D gene encoding retinal guanylyl cyclase 1 → MTFCTLLAWGLPDLRLCAPESWAPSLPSLPWTLPWPRPRLWLLLLLLLLLPPSALSAVFTVGVLGPWTCDPIFARARPDLAARLAAARLNHDPAMEGGPRFEIALLPEPCRTPGSLKAVSSAVARVSGLVGPVNPAACRPAELLAQEEGVALVPWGCPGTRVAGATAPAVTPAEDALYALLRAFRWASVALVTAPQDLWVEAGRSLATALRARGLPVTLVTAMEHSDLSGAREALRRVQDGPRVRAVIMVMHSVLLGGEEQRCLLEAAEELGLADGSLVFLPFDTLHYALSPGPEALALLANSSQLRRAHDAVLTLTRHCPSGGSVLDSLRRAQEHQELPPDLNLQQVAPLFGTIYDSVFLLAGAVARARAAVGGSWVSGAAVARHVQDTQVPGFCRALEAAKEAPFVLLDTDEAGDQLFATYMLDPTQGSLRSAGAPVHFPRGGKGPGTDPSCWFDPDIICNGGVEPGLVFIGFLLVVGMGLTGAFLAHYVRQRLLHIQMVSGPNKIILTLDDITFLPQQGSTSRKVAQGSRSSLAARSVSDIRSVPSQSPDTSNIGLYEGDWVWLKRFPGDQHIAIRPATKTAFSKLRELRHENIALYLGLFLAGRADSTAAPREGMLAVVSEHCARGSLHDLLAQRDIKLDWMFKSSLLLDLIKGMRYLHHRGVAHGRLKSRNCVVDGRFVLKVTDHGHGRLLEAQRVLPEPPSAEDQLWTAPELLRDPALERRGTRAGDVFSLGIIMQEVVCRSAPYAMLELTPEEVVQRVQSPPPPCRPLVTMDQAPMECIQLMKQCWAEQPDLRPSMDCIFDLFKSINKGRKTNIIDSMLRMLEQYSSNLEDLIRERTEELELEKQKTDRLLTQMLPPSVAEALKMGTSVEPEYFEEVTLYFSDIVGFTTISAMSEPIEVVDLLNDLYTLFDAIIGSHDVYKVETIGDAYMVASGLPQRNGQRHAAEIANMALDILSAVGSFRMRHMPDMSVRIRIGLHSGPCVAGVVGLTMPRYCLFGDTVNTASRMESTGLPYRIHVNMSTVRILRALDEGFQTEVRGRTELKGKGIEETYWLVGRQGFNKPIPKPPDLQPGASNHGINLQEIPLERRRKLEKARPGQLPRK, encoded by the exons ATGACCTTCTGCACCCTCTTAGCGTGGGGCCTTCCGGACCTCCGTCTCTGCGCCCCAGAGTCGTGGGCTCCAtccctgcccagcctgccctggACGCTGCCCTGGCCCCGGCCTAGGCTCtggttgctgctgctgctcctcctcctcctgccgcCTTCCGCCCTCTCCGCCGTATTCACAGTGGGGGTGCTGGGCCCCTGGACCTGCGACCCCATCTTCGCCCGTGCCCGCCCGGACCTGGCCGCACGGCTGGCCGCCGCCCGCCTGAACCACGACCCAGCCATGGAAGGTGGTCCCCGCTTCGAGATCGCGCTGCTGCCGGAGCCGTGCCGGACGCCCGGCTCGCTGAAGGCGGTGTCTTCCGCGGTGGCCCGTGTCTCGGGTCTCGTGGGTCCGGTGAACCCTGCAGCCTGCCGGCCGGCGGAGCTACTAGCCCAAGAGGAGGGGGTTGCACTGGTGCCCTGGGGCTGCCCGGGAACACGGGTGGCGGGCGCGACGGCCCCCGCCGTGACGCCCGCTGAGGATGCCCTCTACGCCCTCCTTCGCGCGTTCCGCTGGGCAAGCGTGGCCCTGGTCACCGCCCCCCAGGATCTGTGGGTAGAGGCGGGACGCTCGTTAGCAACGGCACTCAGGGCCCGGGGTCTGCCTGTTACCCTGGTGACCGCCATGGAACACTCTGACCTGTCTGGAGCCCGGGAGGCCCTGAGAAGGGTCCAGGACGGGCCCAGAGTCAGAG CAGTGATCATGGTGATGCACTCTGTGCTGCTGGGAGGCGAGGAGCAGCGCTGCCTACTGGAGGCTGCAGAGGAGCTGGGCCTGGCCGATGGTTCCCTGGTCTTCCTGCCTTTTGACACCCTCCACTACGCCTTGTCCCCAGGCCCGGAGGCCTTGGCCTTGCTGGCCAACAGCTCACAGCTTCGGAGGGCCCACGACGCCGTGCTCACCCTCACGCGCCACTGTCCCTCAGGAGGCAGCGTGCTGGACAGCCTGCGCAGAGCCCAAGAACACCAGGAGCTGCCCCCTGACCTTAATCTGCAGCAG gtaGCCCCACTCTTTGGCACCATCTATGACTCAGTCTTCTTGTTGGCGGGGGCCGTGGCAAGAGCTCGGGCCGCTGTAGGTGGCAGCTGGGTGTCTGGAGCAGCAGTGGCCCGCCATGTCCAAGATACCCAGGTCCCGGGCTTCTGCCGGGCCCTGGAAGCAGCCAAGGAGGCCCCGTTTGTGCTGCTGGACACAGATGAGGCGGGGGACCAGCTGTTCGCCACATACATGCTGGACCCCACCCAGGGTTCCCTCCGCTCCGCTGGGGCCCCGGTGCATTTCCCTAGAGGGGGAAAGGGGCCTGGGACTGACCCCTCTTGCTGGTTTGACCCAGACATCATCTGCAATGGAG GAGTGGAGCCTGGCCTCGTCTTTATTGGCTTCCTCCTTGTGGTTGGGATGGGGCTGACAGGGGCCTTCCTGGCCCATTATGTGAG GCAACGGCTACTTCACATCCAAATGGTCTCAGGCCCCAACAAGATCATCCTGACTCTGGACGACATCACCTTTCTCCCCCAACAAGGGAGTACCTCTCGAAAG GTGGCCCAGGGTAGTCGGTCGAGTCTGGCTGCCCGCAGTGTGTCAGACATTCGCAGCGTCCCCAGCCAGTCCCCGGATACCTCCAACATTGGCCTCTATGAG GGAGACTGGGTTTGGCTGAAGAGATTCCCAGGGGATCAGCACATAGCTATCCGCCCAGCAACCAAGACAGCTTTCTCCAAG CTCCGGGAGCTCCGCCACGAGAACATAGCCCTCTACCTGGGGCTCTTCCTGGCTGGAAGAGCTGACAGCACCGCAGCCCCCAGAGAAGGCATGCTGGCTGTGGTCTCAGAGCACTGTGCCCGCGGCTCCCTCCACGACCTCCTCGCCCAGAGAGACATAAAGCTGGACTGGATGTTCAAGTCCTCCCTCCTACTGGACCTCATCAAG GGGATGAGGTATCTGCACCATCGAGGCGTGGCCCATGGGCGACTTAAGTCACGGAACTGTGTGGTGGACGGAAGGTTCGTGCTTAAAGTCACGGACCACGGCCACGGGCGACTACTGGAAGCCCAGAGGGTGTTACCAGAGCCTCCCAGCGCGGAGG ACCAGCTATGGACAGCCCCGGAGCTGCTTCGGGACCCGGCCCTGGAGCGCCGGGGAACGCGGGCAGGCGATGTCTTTAGCCTGGGCATCATCATGCAGGAGGTCGTGTGCCGCAGCGCCCCCTACGCAATGCTGGAGCTGACGCCGGAGG AAGTGGTGCAGAGAGTGCAGAGCCCCCCTCCACCGTGCAGGCCCTTGGTGACCATGGACCAGGCGCCCATGGAGTGCATCCAGTTGATGAAACAGTGCTGGGCAGAGCAACCGGACCTTCGGCCCTCCATGGACTGCATCTTCGACCTG TTCAAGAGCATCAACAAGGGCCGGAAGACCAACATCATTGATTCAATGCTGCGGATGCTAGAGCAGTACTCCAGTAACCTGGAAGACCTGATTCGTGAGCGCACggaggagctggagctggaaaAGCAGAAGACAGACCGGCTGCTCACGCAGATGCTGCCTCC GTCTGTGGCTGAGGCTCTGAAGATGGGGACATCTGTGGAGCCCGAGTATTTTGAGGAGGTGACACTGTACTTCAGTGACATTGTGGGCTTCACCACCATCTCAGCCATGAGTGAGCCCATCGAAGTAGTGGACCTGCTCAATGACCTTTACACACTCTTTGATGCCATCATTGGCTCCCATGATGTGTACAAG GTGGAGACAATTGGGGACGCCTATATGGTGGCCTCTGGGCTGCCCCAGCGGAATGGGCAGCGGCATGCAGCAGAGATTGCCAACATGGCACTGGACATTCTTAGCGCTGTGGGCTCCTTCCGCATGCGCCACATGCCTGATATGTCCGTTCGCATCCGCATTGGCCTGCACTCGG GCCCGTGCGTGGCGGGAGTGGTGGGCCTCACCATGCCGCGGTACTGCCTGTTTGGGGACACGGTCAACACAGCCTCGCGCATGGAGTCCACAGGGCTGC CTTACCGCATCCACGTGAACATGAGTACAGTACGGATCCTCCGCGCTCTAGATGAGGGCTTCCAGACTGAGGTGCGAGGCCGCACGGAGCTGAAG GGCAAGGGCATAGAGGAAACGTACTGGCTGGTGGGCAGACAGGGCTTCAACAAGCCCATT